A window of the Maniola hyperantus chromosome 16, iAphHyp1.2, whole genome shotgun sequence genome harbors these coding sequences:
- the LOC138403445 gene encoding uncharacterized protein: MTTEELRKMVNFSDLDLDAAGVGLPRCGDSDGECVEVGKRTRILKRINDMFLFDHCLSCVIPLRTGCLILAYVFLGSNFAIGISSINTITRLVNTMHLLSEEDHHVGMTAIVLNAVTLVLAVIAIPFNILLLVGLHKERRRYLKVFIMFQLAYLMIGVLLNIVVSCLGPSSIVGIVLTLVSFVLNIYYILVMRSQYVKMGEAANSLPELDSCTNITDITELSTYV; the protein is encoded by the exons ATGACGACAGAGGAACTTCGCAAGATGGTCAACTTCTCAGACCTTGATCTTGATGCTGCAGGGGTAGGCTTGCCAAGATGTGGGGATTCAGATGGCGAATG TGTTGAGGTTGGGAAACGAACAAGAATCCTCAAACGAATAAACGACATGTTCCTCTTCGACCACTGCTTGTCCTGCGTCATACCACTGAGGACTGGCTGTCTCATTCTCGCCTATGTGTTCCTG GGCAGCAACTTCGCGATCGGAATCTCGTCTATTAACACAATAACTAGGCTCGTGAACACCATGCATCTCCTTTCGGAAGAAGATCATCATGTCGGCATGACAGCTATAGTGCTAAACGCTGTAACCTTGGTTCTAGCTGTTATTGCTATACCATTTAACATTCTCCTCCTCGTTGGGCTGCATAAG GAGAGACGTCGCTATCTGAAAGTGTTCATCATGTTTCAGTTGGCCTATCTTATGATAGGTGTACTTCTGAATATTGTTGTTTCATGTTTGGGGCCCTCGAGCATCGTGGGAATCGTTCTTACCCTGGTCAGTTTTG TGTTAAACATCTATTATATTCTGGTGATGAGGAGCCAGTACGTGAAGATGGGTGAAGCTGCCAACAGCCTGCCTGAACTGGACAGCTGTACAAACATCACAGACATCACAGAGCTATCTACTTATGTAtaa
- the LOC117989740 gene encoding uncharacterized protein isoform X1, giving the protein MCKIESPQEEITKSVEVLEPTKYSSEISVTKKRSCCVTHRTGCLIFAYLYLVVTIGIGLFYVTELVILMSYTIIPKVPADYPHNTIVLLVLLSISIALLLIAIPFNTLVIIGLHSERQSFMKVYIAFQCMNLTLSLAVRTLTMSFDNWSFTSICFAMLAYYCFDMYYLVVIKIQYDTMVEAEHNQLEQLYTIIEQSVLNEMVVLQESSLKLKGAEEEHAISQRLKKLRNG; this is encoded by the exons atGTGTAAAATTGAATCACCACAAGAAGAAATAACAAAAAG TGTTGAGGTTTTGGAACCCACAAAATATTCGAGCGAGATCAGTGTAACGAAAAAGCGCAGTTGCTGCGTGACACACAGGACTGGATGTCTCATCTTCGCTTATTTGTACTTG GTTGTTACCATCGGGATCGGATTATTTTATGTTACGGAATTAGTTATCCTGATGTCTTATACTATTATTCCAAAAGTTCCCGCAGATTACCCTCATAATACAATTGTACTTTTGGTGTTATTGTCTATATCCATAGCATTACTTTTAATTGCAATACCATTTAACACACTTGTCATCATTGGACTGCACAGC GAGAGACAGAGCTTCATGAAAGTCTACATAGCATTTCAGTGTATGAACTTAACGCTAAGTTTGGCAGTCCGAACTCTTACAATGTCATTTGATAATTGGAGCTTCACCAGCATTTGTTTTGCTATGCTAGCTTATTatt GTTTCGACATGTATTATCTTGTTGTGATCAAGATCCAGTACGACACGATGGTCGAAGCCGAACACAACCAGCTGGAACAACTCTACACCATCATAGAGCAAAGTGTCCTCAACGAAATGGTAGTTTTGCAGGAAAGCAGCTTAAAGTTGAAGGGTGCAGAGGAAGAACATGCGATATCACAAAGACTGAAGAAACTGAGAAATGGCTAA
- the LOC117989740 gene encoding uncharacterized protein isoform X2: MCKIESPQEEITKSVEVLEPTKYSSEISVTKKRSCCVTHRTGCLIFAYLYLERQSFMKVYIAFQCMNLTLSLAVRTLTMSFDNWSFTSICFAMLAYYCFDMYYLVVIKIQYDTMVEAEHNQLEQLYTIIEQSVLNEMVVLQESSLKLKGAEEEHAISQRLKKLRNG; encoded by the exons atGTGTAAAATTGAATCACCACAAGAAGAAATAACAAAAAG TGTTGAGGTTTTGGAACCCACAAAATATTCGAGCGAGATCAGTGTAACGAAAAAGCGCAGTTGCTGCGTGACACACAGGACTGGATGTCTCATCTTCGCTTATTTGTACTTG GAGAGACAGAGCTTCATGAAAGTCTACATAGCATTTCAGTGTATGAACTTAACGCTAAGTTTGGCAGTCCGAACTCTTACAATGTCATTTGATAATTGGAGCTTCACCAGCATTTGTTTTGCTATGCTAGCTTATTatt GTTTCGACATGTATTATCTTGTTGTGATCAAGATCCAGTACGACACGATGGTCGAAGCCGAACACAACCAGCTGGAACAACTCTACACCATCATAGAGCAAAGTGTCCTCAACGAAATGGTAGTTTTGCAGGAAAGCAGCTTAAAGTTGAAGGGTGCAGAGGAAGAACATGCGATATCACAAAGACTGAAGAAACTGAGAAATGGCTAA
- the LOC138403401 gene encoding uncharacterized protein isoform X2 has translation MAEVHQEVVITKSITVRPKNSREIILKKCCCVVPLRTGCFILAYLYLVFTVGIGFFHIKESESLVVDTIIPKDPEEYPRFAIALLVFHCISMALVIIAIPLNIHLITELHSERRPFLVIYVKFQLANFALSLLAEVVTMALGSYWSATGIAGTSAAYFLYNYYYLIVVKSLYEKMGEAVTITLPEQTTCVVT, from the exons ATGGCCGAAGTACATCAAGAGGTAGTAATAACAAAAAG TATTACGGTTAGACCCAAAAACTCTCGCGAGATCATTTTGAAAAAGTGCTGTTGCGTCGTACCATTGAGGACTGGATGTTTCATCCTCGCTTATTTGTATCTG GTCTTCACCGTCGGAATCGGATTTTTCCATATTAAGGAATCAGAAAGCCTGGTGGTTGATACTATTATTCCTAAAGATCCGGAAGAATACCCTCGTTTTGCCATTGCACTTTTGGTGTTTCACTGTATATCCATGGCTTTAGTTATAATTGCAATACCATTGAACATACATCTCATCACTGAACTGCACAGC GAAAGACGCCCCTTTTTGGTGATCTACGTCAAATTTCAGTTAGCGAACTTTGCGCTAAGTTTACTTGCCGAAGTAGTTACAATGGCATTGGGGTCTTATTGGAGCGCTACCGGCATTGCCGGCACTTCGGCAGcttattttt tGTACAACTACTATTATCTCATTGTGGTGAAGAGCCTGTATGAAAAGATGGGTGAAGCCGTCACCATCACGCTACCTGAACAGACGACCTGTGTTGTAACATAA
- the LOC138403401 gene encoding uncharacterized protein isoform X1 — translation MAEVHQEVVITKSITVRPKNSREIILKKCCCVVPLRTGCFILAYLYLVFTVGIGFFHIKESESLVVDTIIPKDPEEYPRFAIALLVFHCISMALVIIAIPLNIHLITELHSERRPFLVIYVKFQLANFALSLLAEVVTMALGSYWSATGIAGTSAAYFLYNYYYLIVVKSLYEKMGEAVTITLPEQTTCGVTRTLGANLALLLCVLSKHNPIPITIL, via the exons ATGGCCGAAGTACATCAAGAGGTAGTAATAACAAAAAG TATTACGGTTAGACCCAAAAACTCTCGCGAGATCATTTTGAAAAAGTGCTGTTGCGTCGTACCATTGAGGACTGGATGTTTCATCCTCGCTTATTTGTATCTG GTCTTCACCGTCGGAATCGGATTTTTCCATATTAAGGAATCAGAAAGCCTGGTGGTTGATACTATTATTCCTAAAGATCCGGAAGAATACCCTCGTTTTGCCATTGCACTTTTGGTGTTTCACTGTATATCCATGGCTTTAGTTATAATTGCAATACCATTGAACATACATCTCATCACTGAACTGCACAGC GAAAGACGCCCCTTTTTGGTGATCTACGTCAAATTTCAGTTAGCGAACTTTGCGCTAAGTTTACTTGCCGAAGTAGTTACAATGGCATTGGGGTCTTATTGGAGCGCTACCGGCATTGCCGGCACTTCGGCAGcttattttt tGTACAACTACTATTATCTCATTGTGGTGAAGAGCCTGTATGAAAAGATGGGTGAAGCCGTCACCATCACGCTACCTGAACAGACGACCTGT ggtgtaaccagaacgctaggcgctaacttagcgttattgttatgtgtactatctaaacacaatccaataccaattaccattttgtaa